Proteins from a single region of Weeksella virosa DSM 16922:
- a CDS encoding acyl-CoA--6-aminopenicillanic acid acyl-transferase → MKNFLALIMMILLLQSCGINRSLKQTVNVSSYPKADFDLVKINDTVRKIGQNFLRKNIQGNWELYLSGNPYAIGVKNGMLTQKLYQHQEEVFFNGVQQLVGENKKLNFALIFLKWFNRDIQEYILPEYQAELYGLSQFASDQYAALAPSYQRNLYLHGAHDIGHAMTDLMIVGCSSVALWDEKSIDQELIIGRNFDFYINDEFAENKLVQFILPEKGYGFLSVSWPGFIGVTSGMNTEGLTATINAGKSSIPHKAKTPISLVVREILQYASTIEEAISIAKKKEVFVSESIMIGSAKDRKAVLIEISPKKFDVVYPQQSYLISTNHFQGQVYQTDKRNQQHIINSHSDYRYQKIKEKIDYVQVFDVEKVVRMLQDYKGLSDKEIGYGNEKALNALLAHHGIVFRPEKKLVYVSSSPYNLGEYTVYDLNFLNDRLNLQTAIVIDSLKIKKSPFVDSHALRDFEKFKKLRREIRKAHQQKIVFSDDKMTEYISLNPSFWEVYNDAAINALLQKKYDLAIHYFREALKKEITTIPDRKKIEKQLVKLRKYTK, encoded by the coding sequence ATGAAAAATTTTCTAGCTCTAATTATGATGATTCTATTGCTCCAATCCTGCGGTATAAATCGTAGTTTGAAGCAAACCGTTAACGTATCATCTTACCCTAAAGCTGATTTCGATTTAGTAAAAATCAATGATACGGTTCGAAAGATCGGACAAAATTTTTTACGAAAGAATATACAAGGTAATTGGGAGTTGTACTTATCCGGAAATCCATATGCTATAGGAGTGAAAAATGGAATGTTAACACAAAAACTATATCAACACCAAGAGGAAGTTTTTTTTAACGGAGTTCAACAATTGGTCGGAGAAAATAAAAAACTAAATTTCGCACTTATTTTTCTCAAATGGTTCAACCGTGATATCCAGGAGTATATCTTGCCAGAATACCAGGCAGAATTGTATGGATTGTCGCAGTTTGCATCCGATCAATACGCTGCTTTAGCACCCAGTTACCAACGAAATTTGTATTTGCACGGTGCACACGATATAGGGCATGCTATGACCGATTTGATGATCGTAGGCTGCTCTTCGGTGGCTTTGTGGGACGAGAAATCTATTGATCAGGAATTGATCATTGGTCGAAATTTCGATTTTTATATCAATGATGAGTTTGCAGAAAATAAGCTGGTTCAATTTATTTTACCCGAAAAAGGATACGGTTTTTTATCGGTTTCTTGGCCAGGTTTTATCGGCGTTACATCTGGTATGAATACCGAAGGTCTAACCGCAACCATCAATGCAGGAAAATCAAGCATACCACACAAAGCAAAAACACCGATTTCATTAGTCGTTCGCGAAATTCTACAATATGCTTCAACCATAGAAGAAGCCATTTCGATTGCAAAGAAAAAAGAAGTTTTTGTTTCAGAATCCATTATGATTGGTAGTGCTAAAGATCGAAAAGCAGTTTTGATAGAAATTTCACCAAAAAAATTTGATGTTGTTTATCCTCAACAATCCTACTTAATCAGTACCAATCACTTTCAAGGTCAAGTATATCAAACCGATAAAAGAAATCAACAACATATCATAAACTCACATTCGGATTATCGATACCAAAAAATAAAAGAGAAAATAGATTATGTGCAAGTGTTTGATGTAGAGAAGGTTGTAAGGATGTTGCAGGATTATAAAGGTTTGAGTGATAAAGAAATAGGGTATGGAAATGAAAAAGCCTTGAATGCACTATTGGCCCATCATGGCATTGTTTTTAGGCCCGAAAAAAAGTTGGTATACGTTTCATCTTCTCCCTATAATTTGGGCGAGTATACAGTTTATGATTTAAATTTTTTGAATGATCGCTTAAATTTACAAACAGCAATTGTGATTGATTCTCTGAAAATTAAAAAATCACCCTTTGTCGACAGTCATGCACTACGAGATTTTGAGAAGTTTAAAAAACTTCGACGAGAAATAAGAAAAGCACACCAACAAAAAATTGTCTTTTCAGACGATAAAATGACTGAATATATTTCATTGAATCCTTCTTTCTGGGAAGTTTACAATGATGCGGCGATAAATGCCTTGTTGCAAAAAAAATATGATTTAGCCATACACTATTTTCGAGAAGCATTGAAAAAAGAAATCACAACAATTCCTGATCGGAAAAAAATAGAAAAACAACTCGTAAAACTAAGAAAGTACACAAAATGA
- a CDS encoding phenylacetate--CoA ligase family protein, with protein sequence MIPLIETKSSEEILLYQEEKLREHLAYLAEKSPYYQRLFKQHSIDWTTLKSLKDLSKIPTTKKEDLYTNNDDFFCVPTQEIVDFATTSGTLGDPVTFGLTDEDLDRLAYNEMISFQCASIQKGDRVQLMTTMDRRFMAGLAYFLGLRKMGASVIRVGAGIPQLQWDSILLYKPKYLISVPSFLLKMIEFAEQNNIDYRNSSVKGVICIGEALRNADLSPSLLHKKITEKWPLDLYSTYASTEMATAFTECEEKQGGHHHPELIICEILDDNLQEVAEGELGELVVTPLGVKGLPLLRYQTGDLVRKHSAKCSCGRNTYRIGPVEGRKQQMIKYKGTTLYPPIMHDLLSSFDEIKLHLIVLSHTDVGTDNLVIQIVSENTTDEFLHQVKDTFRAKLRVAPDVVFVSADEILPVVHNPLKRKPTFFIDQRN encoded by the coding sequence ATGATTCCACTGATCGAAACAAAAAGCAGCGAAGAAATTCTATTGTATCAAGAAGAAAAACTAAGAGAGCACTTGGCTTATTTAGCAGAAAAATCTCCTTATTATCAACGTTTATTCAAACAACATTCGATCGATTGGACCACCCTAAAATCGCTAAAAGATTTATCAAAAATACCGACTACAAAGAAAGAAGATTTATACACGAATAATGATGATTTTTTCTGCGTTCCGACACAAGAAATAGTAGATTTTGCAACTACATCGGGGACGCTAGGAGATCCCGTAACTTTCGGTTTGACAGATGAGGATTTGGATCGTTTGGCATATAATGAAATGATTTCTTTTCAGTGTGCCTCTATCCAAAAGGGTGATCGTGTGCAGTTAATGACCACGATGGATAGACGCTTTATGGCTGGCTTAGCTTATTTTTTAGGATTGCGAAAAATGGGGGCAAGTGTGATAAGAGTAGGGGCAGGTATCCCGCAACTACAGTGGGATTCTATTTTATTATACAAGCCCAAATACCTTATTTCGGTTCCGTCTTTTTTATTGAAAATGATTGAATTCGCCGAGCAAAATAATATCGATTATAGAAACTCATCGGTAAAAGGAGTGATTTGTATTGGTGAAGCTTTGCGTAATGCAGATTTGAGTCCTTCTCTTTTACATAAAAAAATAACAGAAAAATGGCCATTAGATTTATACTCTACTTATGCATCTACAGAAATGGCTACTGCATTTACCGAATGTGAAGAAAAGCAGGGCGGGCATCATCATCCAGAACTAATTATTTGCGAGATTTTAGATGATAATTTACAAGAAGTTGCTGAGGGTGAGCTAGGTGAACTAGTAGTTACGCCCTTAGGAGTGAAGGGGTTGCCGCTGTTGAGGTATCAGACTGGAGATTTGGTGAGAAAGCATTCGGCAAAATGTTCTTGCGGTCGAAATACCTATAGAATTGGACCCGTTGAAGGTCGAAAACAACAAATGATTAAATACAAAGGCACAACTCTATATCCACCTATAATGCATGATTTATTATCGAGTTTTGATGAAATAAAGCTGCATCTTATTGTTCTATCTCATACAGATGTCGGAACGGATAATTTGGTTATACAAATTGTTTCGGAAAATACAACCGACGAATTTTTACATCAAGTAAAAGATACATTTCGAGCAAAACTTCGTGTAGCTCCCGATGTAGTTTTTGTGTCGGCTGATGAAATTCTACCCGTAGTGCATAATCCATTAAAAAGAAAACCAACTTTTTTTATCGATCAAAGAAATTGA
- a CDS encoding alpha/beta hydrolase, with protein MKNLFYLLLLSLLTCCAAIHNVPTSQAPNNFIEPNTSGSFVDQNGNFYPNNWKKKYGKPPTNANRKEYSLMKIATEQQFDNELSIYEKNRLSAIANRVKSKKRVIIFVHGIDNDYMSSLKNYNKAKTYMNISTKQDEIINFYWDGLVNESLFGAAKVWISATTNSQMAGVFGLRRILNVMKNKDIYLISHSRGASVVLSALTNPSLKNSEIKRAENAHHVVFTNAPLLAENNNKIFCIMLAPAIGKMDFLTDDDELKHFSPQLKKMHITINNSDYVLGKGRIGFLSKNLIPSNFGYNEKLYNELLLSYPFLEKTDFTGMKSHDFRQYITNPKFVDILKKFHLAK; from the coding sequence ATGAAGAACCTATTTTATTTACTTTTATTATCGTTACTCACTTGTTGTGCAGCGATACACAATGTACCCACCTCACAAGCTCCGAACAATTTTATTGAGCCCAACACATCGGGTTCTTTTGTCGATCAGAATGGTAATTTTTATCCTAATAATTGGAAGAAAAAATACGGAAAACCACCTACAAATGCCAATAGAAAAGAATATTCTTTAATGAAAATTGCCACTGAGCAACAATTCGATAACGAATTATCTATTTACGAAAAAAACCGACTTTCTGCAATAGCCAATAGAGTGAAATCGAAAAAAAGAGTCATCATTTTTGTACATGGGATTGATAATGATTATATGTCGAGCTTAAAAAATTACAATAAAGCAAAAACGTATATGAATATCAGTACAAAACAAGATGAAATAATAAACTTTTATTGGGATGGTTTGGTAAATGAAAGTCTTTTTGGAGCAGCAAAAGTATGGATTTCTGCTACCACAAATAGCCAAATGGCAGGCGTTTTTGGTTTGCGAAGAATACTCAATGTTATGAAAAACAAAGATATTTATTTGATTTCTCATAGCCGAGGTGCATCTGTAGTCCTCAGTGCGCTAACCAATCCTTCTCTGAAAAATAGCGAAATAAAAAGAGCAGAAAACGCACATCACGTAGTTTTTACGAATGCGCCACTATTGGCCGAAAATAATAACAAAATTTTCTGTATAATGCTAGCTCCGGCCATAGGAAAAATGGATTTCTTGACCGATGATGATGAATTAAAGCATTTTTCGCCCCAACTAAAAAAAATGCATATCACCATCAATAATTCTGATTATGTTCTAGGGAAAGGTCGTATAGGCTTCTTGTCTAAAAACCTAATTCCATCCAACTTTGGCTACAATGAAAAACTCTACAACGAATTACTTCTGAGCTATCCTTTTCTAGAAAAAACTGATTTTACTGGAATGAAATCGCATGATTTTAGACAGTACATTACCAACCCAAAATTCGTTGATATTCTAAAAAAATTTCATTTAGCTAAATAA
- the mnmA gene encoding tRNA 2-thiouridine(34) synthase MnmA, with the protein MKRVVVGLSGGVDSSVAAYLLKEQGYEVIGLFMRNWNDASVTLEDECPWIEDSADALLTAEKLNIPFQVIDMSASYKERIVDYMFAEYEQGRTPNPDVLCNREIKFDLFLKTALELGADYVATGHYARKNSFIDKNGKEIFQLIKGVDNNKDQSYFLCQLSQEQLSKALFPIGNLEKSEVRRIAKNLDLVTADKKDSQGLCFIGKVSLPEFLQQQLRPKKGKIIEIPKSSSIYQKEEKHFPTIEKKLENQAAAISYKKTDGEIVGEHQGAHFFTRGQRKGLGVGGKAEPLFVLATDVQENIIYTGQGHDHPGLLKDALFIQADEIHWIREDMALKEGESLEVQARIRYRQPLQKATLHQTKNGLFVAFDTPQSAITEGQFCAWYIEDELVGSGVIHH; encoded by the coding sequence ATGAAAAGAGTAGTTGTCGGATTATCAGGAGGAGTTGACTCGAGCGTTGCAGCCTATCTTTTGAAAGAACAAGGTTACGAAGTTATTGGACTATTTATGCGCAACTGGAATGATGCAAGTGTTACACTAGAAGATGAGTGCCCCTGGATAGAAGATAGTGCAGATGCTTTGCTTACGGCCGAAAAACTAAATATACCGTTTCAGGTAATCGATATGTCTGCCTCTTACAAAGAAAGAATCGTAGATTATATGTTTGCAGAATACGAGCAAGGTAGAACGCCGAACCCAGATGTGTTATGTAATCGAGAAATAAAATTTGACTTGTTTCTGAAAACAGCTCTAGAGTTAGGAGCAGATTATGTTGCAACCGGCCATTATGCACGAAAAAATTCTTTTATTGATAAAAATGGAAAAGAAATATTCCAACTTATTAAAGGTGTCGACAATAACAAAGACCAATCTTATTTCCTTTGTCAACTCTCTCAAGAACAATTAAGTAAAGCTCTTTTCCCGATTGGTAATTTAGAAAAATCAGAAGTTCGTCGTATTGCTAAAAACCTAGATTTGGTTACAGCCGATAAAAAAGATTCACAAGGTTTGTGTTTTATCGGAAAAGTAAGTTTACCAGAATTCTTACAACAACAATTACGACCTAAAAAAGGGAAAATAATCGAAATTCCCAAAAGCTCTTCTATATATCAAAAAGAAGAAAAACATTTTCCTACCATAGAAAAAAAATTAGAAAACCAGGCCGCAGCAATAAGCTATAAAAAAACCGATGGTGAAATTGTTGGTGAACATCAAGGAGCACATTTTTTTACGCGAGGTCAAAGAAAAGGTCTGGGCGTAGGCGGAAAAGCTGAACCACTTTTCGTGTTAGCAACTGATGTGCAAGAAAATATCATTTATACTGGTCAGGGACATGATCATCCTGGGTTATTGAAAGATGCACTTTTTATACAAGCAGATGAAATTCATTGGATAAGAGAGGATATGGCTCTTAAGGAAGGAGAAAGTTTAGAGGTGCAAGCAAGAATTCGTTACCGTCAACCATTGCAAAAAGCAACTTTGCATCAAACCAAAAATGGATTATTTGTTGCTTTCGACACTCCACAATCGGCGATTACAGAAGGGCAGTTTTGTGCATGGTATATCGAAGACGAATTGGTAGGTTCTGGCGTTATACATCACTAG
- a CDS encoding phytoene desaturase family protein, which produces MKQYDTVIIGSGLGGLVTAVILAKEGQKVIVLEKNNQFGGNLQTFTRNKTIFDTGVHYIGGLDLGQNLYQYFTYLEIMPHLKLQKLDENCFDQISFDDVEETFCLAQGYENFIQQLVKHFPKEEKALRKYCQTIEKICDAFPMYNLKKGKMTYDDDILSIRLVDFLDEITDNQLLKSVLVGNNFLYVGEAETTPLYVHALSVNSYMKSAWRCIDGGSQIAKQLIRVLKKYGGEVVKYQEVVGFKVENQSIKSCTTKDGSIYLADNFVSNINLNDTIRLVGEQHFPKPFNRRINGLRFTPSVFSLYLVLKPESLPYFPYNFYHHQSKKNYLNEHLLDTSQWPSVYIATFTANGKKQQWAEGMTVMTYMDYEELAEWHKTVNVSTNDNYGKRGMRYEAFKKRKTNKLLDELEKKFPLIREKIQHVYTSTPLTYRDFIGSKNGNLYGYVKDANAPMKTFISAKTKLKNLFITGQNVRMHGVLGVTIGAFVTGSEMLNGYDELLDKVIASQK; this is translated from the coding sequence ATGAAACAGTACGATACGGTAATAATAGGGAGCGGATTAGGCGGTTTGGTTACGGCAGTAATTTTGGCAAAAGAAGGGCAGAAAGTGATTGTTTTAGAAAAGAATAATCAATTCGGAGGAAATTTGCAAACTTTTACCCGAAATAAAACCATTTTCGATACCGGCGTTCATTATATCGGAGGACTAGATTTGGGCCAAAATTTATACCAATATTTCACTTATTTAGAAATAATGCCCCATCTGAAATTGCAGAAACTTGATGAGAATTGTTTCGATCAAATATCATTTGACGATGTAGAAGAAACGTTTTGTTTGGCTCAAGGATATGAAAATTTCATTCAACAATTGGTAAAACATTTCCCTAAAGAAGAAAAAGCACTCCGTAAATATTGCCAGACCATAGAAAAGATATGCGATGCATTCCCTATGTACAATTTGAAAAAAGGAAAAATGACTTACGATGACGATATTTTATCGATTCGTTTGGTCGACTTTTTAGATGAGATAACAGACAATCAATTATTGAAAAGTGTTCTGGTCGGAAATAATTTTTTATATGTTGGTGAAGCCGAGACAACACCTTTATACGTACATGCTTTATCTGTAAATTCGTATATGAAAAGTGCTTGGCGATGTATAGATGGTGGTAGCCAAATAGCAAAACAATTAATCAGGGTATTAAAAAAATATGGAGGAGAAGTTGTCAAATATCAGGAAGTTGTAGGTTTTAAGGTTGAAAATCAGTCTATAAAGTCATGTACTACGAAAGACGGATCAATATATTTGGCCGATAATTTTGTGTCGAATATTAACCTCAATGACACTATACGTTTGGTAGGCGAACAACATTTCCCTAAACCTTTTAACAGGCGAATAAATGGTTTACGTTTCACACCATCTGTTTTTTCATTATATTTGGTATTAAAGCCAGAATCTCTACCATATTTTCCATATAATTTTTACCATCATCAATCGAAAAAAAACTATCTCAATGAACACTTGTTAGATACATCACAATGGCCCTCTGTGTATATTGCAACTTTTACGGCCAATGGAAAAAAACAGCAATGGGCAGAAGGAATGACCGTAATGACCTATATGGACTATGAAGAATTGGCTGAGTGGCACAAGACAGTGAATGTGTCTACCAATGATAATTATGGTAAAAGAGGTATGCGTTATGAAGCGTTTAAAAAACGCAAAACAAACAAATTACTAGACGAATTGGAGAAAAAATTTCCACTGATAAGAGAAAAAATCCAGCATGTTTACACATCTACGCCTCTGACTTATCGTGATTTTATTGGTTCGAAAAATGGAAATTTATACGGTTATGTGAAAGATGCAAATGCACCGATGAAAACATTTATTTCGGCTAAAACAAAGTTGAAAAACTTATTTATTACAGGGCAAAATGTTCGAATGCATGGTGTGTTGGGCGTAACCATCGGTGCATTTGTTACTGGATCCGAGATGCTTAATGGATACGACGAATTATTGGATAAAGTAATTGCTTCGCAAAAATGA
- a CDS encoding 1-acyl-sn-glycerol-3-phosphate acyltransferase: MYQLFYRFYKWVNRHRSLSIGLALISLLVGFFIISSLKIEDDITKILPKSEQGNITTKVFQQQNFSDKITVLVQKKNGGNDEQLIDAAEAIELELEKYKNSIISIQGVQNEEILEDAFTMVYNHLPNFLSDDDYTIIEQKINQDSIRALTQTNYERLTSPAGIISRNFILKDPLGLTFLGMKKLQEMSSMSDLLYQDGYLFTQDKSTLLLFINPKHKSGDTQNNAAFVEGIKEIESKINKEFTHINVQFFGAPIIAVANAKQIKSDIIKTIAISMSFLVVLLMFFYRKISIPLILFIPTVFGFTTALVIIYFIRKEVSAISISIGAVLLGITIDYALHMMTHFREKQSVEILYKEITQPILMSCLTTATAFICLVFLHSDALIDLGIFAFITVLMSGIFTLLFIPHLYRPRLAKSEEKTTFIDRFASLSFDQNKPLIFVTLVLVIVSLFTFSSVKFNQDLSSLNYTPEDQLKAEKTLSQKTSMMQSSLYLVNYGSSLEEVLEESEKVFFRLQKDLKNSKIEDFSSISPLLLPKNKQQEKIEKWNSFWTEERKLQLKKMLINEGEKVGFLPETYSEFYTHLSNRFSLLTPKTIRDFDTTFFDQFITSKDSFYTVSTLVKVHPKQKQFFIQDYHTAEKNVLIDRKQLIETYLGAMVSDFNRLINYSSIAIIIILWIFFRRVELVLVSLLPIIVTALVTAGLMGLFKIEFNIFSSIVCTLIFGHGVDFSIFMTSALQRQYTTGINETKSYKISILLAVTTTLLAIGSLIFAQHPALKSIASIAIIGVSVAALVTFVLYPPVFRFLFFNRPRKGLSPVSLRIVITTFYLFFYFIFFGIILNGIIRILRIIVPISRQKKYQLFDWLLTNFMKTIPYLNPFVKKKIINHSAKNHQQTVFISNHSSSLDIPLNKMLLKHSIFVVNDWVYRSPIFGKAIQSAGFFPISKGIESNLEKLKNRIGNEFSVIIYPEGTRSPNNALGRFHKGAFYLANELELPIQPLYLLGVSDVWPKNEWFIFDGQLTCVFGKVIQPNDQNYGTSYSEQAKKISRHFKEEYQKLRDYYEDENYFRKKLFLSFLYKENEVVHEMKINFDQKKTVYHELNVLLNKTGKIYRYANDFGEFDFILTMQQPKREMLTYIESKEKRAIAQTNYITKTREILYLTNETIPEDCTIMIVDAQKFTIEISTSIKEIFVVDTSLSVEHFTDFVIKYPTDNFMHLKRL, encoded by the coding sequence ATGTACCAATTATTCTATCGATTTTACAAATGGGTAAACCGACATCGATCACTAAGTATTGGTTTGGCTCTGATCAGTTTATTGGTAGGTTTTTTTATTATTTCTAGCCTGAAGATAGAAGATGATATAACGAAAATACTCCCTAAAAGTGAACAAGGAAATATCACCACAAAAGTTTTTCAACAACAAAATTTTTCAGACAAAATTACCGTTCTTGTTCAGAAGAAAAATGGTGGTAATGATGAGCAATTGATAGACGCTGCAGAAGCAATCGAACTCGAGTTAGAAAAGTATAAGAATTCTATAATAAGTATTCAAGGTGTACAAAATGAAGAAATTTTAGAAGATGCTTTTACGATGGTATATAATCATTTACCAAACTTTTTGTCGGATGATGATTATACGATAATTGAACAGAAAATCAATCAAGATTCGATTCGTGCATTAACCCAAACTAATTATGAGCGTTTAACTTCTCCTGCTGGAATTATTAGTCGAAATTTTATCCTAAAAGATCCATTAGGTTTAACTTTTTTGGGCATGAAAAAATTGCAGGAAATGAGCTCCATGAGTGATTTGTTGTATCAAGATGGTTATCTTTTTACCCAAGATAAATCGACACTATTGCTTTTTATCAATCCTAAACATAAAAGCGGTGATACCCAAAACAATGCAGCGTTTGTAGAGGGGATAAAAGAAATAGAATCGAAAATCAATAAAGAGTTTACACACATAAATGTTCAGTTTTTTGGTGCACCCATTATTGCAGTTGCCAATGCGAAGCAAATAAAATCTGATATCATAAAAACCATTGCAATTTCTATGAGTTTTTTGGTGGTACTTTTAATGTTTTTTTATCGGAAAATCTCAATTCCCCTAATATTATTTATCCCAACAGTTTTTGGTTTTACAACAGCGCTGGTAATAATTTATTTTATCCGAAAAGAAGTATCCGCGATTTCAATCAGTATAGGAGCAGTTTTATTGGGAATTACGATTGATTATGCTTTGCATATGATGACACATTTTAGAGAAAAACAGTCTGTAGAAATCCTATACAAAGAAATTACTCAACCCATACTTATGAGTTGTCTTACGACGGCAACAGCCTTTATTTGTCTAGTGTTTTTGCACTCTGATGCTTTAATCGATTTAGGGATTTTTGCGTTCATTACGGTATTGATGAGCGGTATTTTTACTTTACTTTTCATCCCACATTTGTATCGTCCTAGATTAGCAAAATCAGAAGAAAAAACTACATTTATTGACCGATTTGCTTCGCTCAGTTTCGATCAGAATAAACCGTTGATTTTTGTCACGTTGGTGTTGGTGATAGTAAGTCTATTTACATTTTCTAGCGTAAAATTCAATCAAGATTTATCGAGCCTGAATTACACGCCAGAAGATCAATTAAAAGCTGAAAAAACCTTGTCTCAAAAGACATCGATGATGCAATCTTCTTTGTATTTGGTGAATTATGGCAGTTCATTAGAAGAAGTGCTAGAAGAGTCAGAAAAAGTTTTTTTTCGTTTACAAAAAGATTTAAAAAACTCTAAAATCGAAGATTTCTCTTCTATTTCTCCACTATTATTACCCAAAAATAAGCAACAAGAAAAAATAGAAAAATGGAATTCCTTTTGGACAGAAGAAAGAAAATTACAACTGAAAAAAATGTTGATTAATGAAGGTGAAAAAGTAGGTTTTCTACCAGAAACATATTCAGAATTTTATACACATTTATCGAACCGATTTTCTCTTCTAACTCCTAAAACCATTCGAGATTTTGACACAACATTTTTTGATCAATTTATAACCTCTAAAGATAGTTTTTATACAGTTTCTACATTGGTTAAAGTCCACCCAAAACAGAAACAATTCTTTATACAAGACTATCATACTGCCGAGAAAAATGTGCTAATAGACCGTAAACAGCTGATCGAGACATATTTAGGTGCAATGGTGAGCGACTTTAATCGATTGATTAATTACTCTTCTATAGCCATTATAATTATACTTTGGATATTTTTCAGACGAGTAGAATTGGTCCTGGTAAGTTTATTGCCAATCATTGTTACAGCATTGGTTACAGCAGGTTTGATGGGACTTTTTAAAATAGAATTCAATATTTTTAGTTCCATAGTGTGTACTTTAATTTTTGGTCATGGTGTAGATTTTAGTATTTTCATGACAAGTGCATTGCAAAGACAATATACTACTGGAATCAACGAAACTAAAAGCTACAAAATTTCGATTCTTTTAGCAGTAACAACCACCTTGTTAGCCATCGGATCATTAATTTTTGCACAACATCCAGCCCTAAAATCTATTGCTTCTATTGCTATAATAGGAGTTTCGGTTGCTGCTCTTGTAACGTTTGTTTTGTACCCACCAGTTTTTCGGTTTCTGTTTTTCAATCGCCCACGTAAAGGACTATCCCCCGTTAGTTTACGCATTGTTATCACAACATTTTATTTGTTTTTCTATTTTATTTTCTTCGGAATTATCTTGAACGGAATCATTCGTATTTTACGAATTATTGTACCAATATCTCGGCAAAAAAAATACCAGCTTTTTGATTGGCTTCTAACCAATTTTATGAAAACTATTCCCTATCTGAACCCTTTTGTTAAAAAGAAAATAATCAATCATTCAGCCAAAAACCATCAGCAAACCGTTTTTATATCTAATCATTCGAGCTCGCTCGACATACCGCTAAATAAAATGTTGCTTAAACACTCTATTTTTGTGGTCAATGATTGGGTTTATCGTTCGCCTATTTTTGGAAAAGCAATTCAATCGGCCGGTTTTTTTCCAATTTCCAAAGGGATCGAAAGTAATTTAGAAAAGCTCAAAAATCGTATAGGAAATGAATTTTCTGTCATCATTTATCCAGAAGGAACGCGTTCACCAAACAATGCCCTTGGTCGTTTTCATAAAGGAGCTTTTTATTTGGCTAATGAACTCGAACTCCCTATTCAACCATTGTATTTGTTAGGTGTTTCGGATGTTTGGCCAAAAAATGAATGGTTTATTTTCGATGGTCAACTAACTTGTGTTTTCGGAAAAGTTATTCAACCAAATGATCAAAATTATGGTACATCATACAGCGAACAAGCCAAAAAGATAAGTCGACATTTCAAAGAAGAATATCAGAAATTACGAGATTATTACGAAGATGAAAATTATTTTAGAAAAAAATTATTTTTAAGCTTTCTGTATAAAGAAAATGAGGTTGTCCATGAAATGAAGATAAATTTTGACCAAAAAAAAACTGTTTATCATGAATTGAACGTTTTACTAAACAAAACAGGAAAAATTTACCGTTATGCAAATGATTTTGGCGAATTTGATTTTATTTTGACAATGCAACAGCCCAAAAGAGAAATGTTAACCTATATAGAAAGCAAAGAAAAAAGAGCGATTGCCCAAACCAATTATATAACAAAAACTCGAGAAATTCTTTACCTAACCAATGAAACAATTCCAGAAGATTGCACAATTATGATTGTTGATGCACAAAAATTTACTATAGAAATATCAACATCTATCAAAGAAATCTTTGTTGTAGATACCTCTCTTTCTGTAGAACATTTTACCGACTTTGTCATAAAATATCCTACCGATAACTTCATGCACTTGAAACGATTATGA